Proteins co-encoded in one Bacillus infantis NRRL B-14911 genomic window:
- a CDS encoding dihydrofolate reductase, with translation MDENSAIGKNNDLPWRLPEDLKYFKRVTMGHSIAMGRKTWDSIGRPLPGRENIVLTRDRGFTCEGCTVFYSFDDFLAECSQKNDQEIFIIGGAEIFKMALPSADRLYLTMIHQKFEADTFFPEVDWKEWQLESRENGKSDEKNPYDYEFLVYTRKEQP, from the coding sequence ATGGACGAAAATTCGGCCATCGGGAAAAATAATGATCTGCCCTGGCGCCTGCCGGAGGACCTGAAATACTTCAAACGTGTTACGATGGGCCACTCGATTGCCATGGGAAGGAAAACCTGGGATTCGATAGGCCGCCCTTTGCCTGGCCGGGAAAACATCGTGCTGACGCGGGATCGTGGGTTCACCTGCGAGGGCTGCACCGTTTTCTATTCTTTTGATGATTTTCTTGCAGAATGCAGCCAAAAAAACGATCAGGAAATTTTCATCATTGGAGGGGCAGAAATTTTCAAAATGGCCCTTCCATCTGCCGACAGGCTTTATCTGACAATGATCCATCAAAAGTTTGAAGCTGATACTTTCTTTCCGGAAGTTGATTGGAAGGAATGGCAATTGGAGAGCCGGGAAAATGGGAAGAGCGATGAAAAGAATCCCTACGACTACGAATTTTTGGTTTACACAAGAAAAGAACAGCCATAA